Within the Melopsittacus undulatus isolate bMelUnd1 chromosome 5, bMelUnd1.mat.Z, whole genome shotgun sequence genome, the region TAAGTGTCTACATGGCACCTTCTTCACAAAGTCTTTCTACAACATCCTATACCTAAACaggattatttccttttctcatttgctCAGCTGTAGGTGAAACTGCTATTCCTGCCTTTTATGTAATCCTTCACtacatttttttgctttgcctgAGTGTATCTGTCCATGCCTTGTAAACTAATCTGCCTTGACTGTGGAGCAAACTCTTCAAAATTGCCAAATGCACCTCAActttccaaaatgtttttcctgcatgtatttctttcatgtagaaaaaaaaacacatgttCCAAGCAGCAATTCTACACGGCTAAAGTAATTTCTTGTCTCTCCTGCAAAGccactagaaaaaaagaaagatcagaGATTTTCTCTGTGTCAGGAAATTTCTCAAGTCACttcattttatactttttttaagATAGTAGACTGTAACCGTTGGGGATCAGAAGCTGCTATACATATTATTAGCTGTCCCTGTTGGGAACTAGGAGACGGTATCAACTGCTGGGAGAAAAGCCAGGCAGCCAACTGGGATGGCAACCATTTTAGCCAGCCCAGTTTCAGCCAACCCAACCAATAAATGTGAATAAACAATCTGTGAAGCCACAACTGAGGGCAAGAGTATTTAAACCTCCTACAGTGAATGTTACTGAAGTAAGTGCATACAAGTTCAAAATAACAATAGGAAATAtgagtttttattttgctgacaGGTCACTTTAAGGTCTAAGCTTTTCTCCTGTGCCCCTCTGCTATGAAGTGCCTTGGTATCTGCTAAATGTCATCTCCTCCCAGCATTGCTACTTTATTTCATTGTGTAGTCAAGTCAATAGAAAATCTCATTCACCGATTTATAAACACACGTAGGAcatagattatatatatatatataatacttcAATTTTACTAATCTGTTAAGGTGTATCTTCAATACCCACAACCACTCcaatttaattttattcctgTATCCCTGTCTTATGTTGCATAACTGTTAAAGCAAGATCTTTAAAGTAGTAAGATTACCCTTCTCCCAGCTGTCTTCCTATTGAAGCACTATAGCACTCAGGTGCAATTTTCttgcaacctttttttttttttgacaattttttttcatctaggATGCTGGTTGAAATTTTCCCCTTCATTGCATTTATCCAGTTTCATACTTAGTGAAACCTAATTTTAcaggaaactattttttttcatgttatatACACACTTAGTATTTACAGAACAACCATTGCAACTAAAACAATGAGGTGGAAATAGGAATACATTTTCTCAAAACTTCCTATTCATACAATCTGAAATTTTAGTTACTAATATGATTTAAGTACTATGTTCATATTATATGTTATAGCTGGTAATATCGAAGGAAATCAGACTTCAGGGCTGAAGTGTAGTCTTTGTGATTCtgaaataactggaaaaagCAATGGATACCACACTTTCTTATAATCGGGCACAGGTTAATGAAATATTGTTCAAGAGCTCTTCTCTGTTCAGCATATTAAATTACCTTCCACCAGATAGCGATACTGATTGAATTCTTCCTGGTACTTTAGGAACAACCTATGGCCCTACCACTCCCCTTGTCAAAAGGTTAAACAAAGTGCTTTAGTTATTGTCCTGAAagcattttctcatttcagtgatCACTATTAAATGCATACGAAAGAATTAGATGAGTTTCATTTTGACTGGGAAGAGAACTCAGAATTGGCTTTAGATATATCTTTCTGTAGACAAATTCTATGAGATGTATAAAAAAAACATTCCAGATGATAATATGGTTTTAAATTCTACTAAACTTACCATTAGAGAAAATACATAACATAATAACACTCTCTAGGCAGGAAAAACGTAACTACTAAAAACTGCTATGCTAGTCCttgaacattttaaattgcCAAAGACACAAAGATAATTTCAGTAAATATCACCAGAAGTTTAGgaggttgtttttcttttacaaagctGCAGTTTTGCAACATCAGATATCACATAACTGTTTACATGAAACTGAAATGgaacatgaaaagcaaatagcTTGATCTATTTGAGAATTGGTACAGAAATTCgtattgaaaacaaacaaaagaaaaaacaccagaCACAGAGTAACAGGGTAAATTTGCCTCCTTATACTGAAATTCCAGGAAGAGATAATAAAACAACACTATGTTCATAAATCTCCAGATATTAACAAATTGCTTATGGATCTATAAAAAAAGCAATAGGAGATACTACAAGACACTATTTCAGTAGACTTTAGCGTTTTAGGAGGTAAAACACATGGTCAAAGGAACCGGTTCTTAATCCATATTCAAAGCTGAAAGAGGAGTTTGTGTTACTTCCTCCTCTTCAAAATCACTTTAAACTGTCAAATTAGCTTTAAACCGGCAAATTTTAACTTTGACCCCAAGAAAACCCTCTAAAGAATGAGACTGTGTAGTTGCTGTAACATTTATGtcaaaagaaaatttttaatttgcaaggaaaaacaaaagtttctctcttcagaggtctctccagcagcagcacacggGATTTATtgcctctccttttcctcagcCTGCATGTTTCCAGTAGGAAACTCTCCCGAACGCAAGTACCTGGTCTTCTCCTACCTCACCGGGGAAACGGGGCGATTTGGTGGCAGAAATTccaaagaaaatacacttttgtGAGTCCAAAGAAACACAAATCGAGCACACCGAAGGGCTCCCCAGCCGTACAGAGAGGCGGGCTCTGCAAAGCACCAATCACCGCGCGGCTCCTTGCTAAAAATACGAGCAGCTGACCCGGGCCAGCCCAATTGCGTTGCCTGCTCCGCAGAGGACGCTGGTGCCGCCGCTACGATGTCCGAGACTGTTCCTGCCGCCGCCCCCGACGCGCCGGCTCCCGGTGCCAAGGCTGCCGCCAAGAAGCCGAAGAAAACGACGGGCGGCTCCAAAGCCCGGAAGCCTGCTGGTCCTAGCGTCACCGAGCTGATCACCAAGGCTGTGTCTGCCTCTAAAGAACGCAAGGGACTCTCCCTCGCCGCGCTCAAGAAGGCGCTGGCCGCCGGCGGCTACGATGTGGAGAAGAACAACAGCCGCATCAAGCTGGGGCTCAAGAGCCTCGTTAACAAAGGCACTCTGGTGCAGACCAAGGGCACCGGTGCCTCCGGCTCTTTCCGCCTCAACAAGAAACCGggggaagtgaaagaaaaagccccCAAGAAGCGAGCGACCTCAGCcaaacccagaaagccagcGGCCAAGAAGCCTGCCAGTGCCGCTAAGAAGCCCAAAAAAGCTGCGGCGGTGAAGAAAAGTCCTAAGAAAGCTAAGAAGCCGGCTGCCGCTGCGGCCAAGAAGGCGGCCAAGAGCCCCAAGAAAGCAGCCAAGGCAGGTCGCCCGAAGAAAGCAGCGAAGAGCCCCGCCAAGGCTAAAGCAGTGAAGCCCAAAGCAGCTAAGCCCAAGGCAGCAAAGCCAAAAGCAGCCAAGGCGAAGAAGGCGGCGCCCAAGAAAAAGTAAATCATACCAGAAGAGTTTTGATCTACATACTTTGTTATCCAACGGCTCTTTTAAGAGCCACCCACACTTTCCATAAAGGAGCTGAGGCACCGAGGCCGTCTGTAAACTTGCAGCAGGGATCCAGTAATTTGTAAGTTCTCAAAAGGTCAATTCTGTCTTATTTCCCCCACCCCGTTATGTTTGCCGAAATAAACGGTAACGAATATGGTATGACGCGGCACTTCAGGGAAGTAATAGTTTTACATCTTTTGTCAATTGATTTGACTACCAGGAAACTATTTTATAATCATTTCATAAAGATCTGATGTATGGGGTTTGTTAGGGTGGAGTTTTTCTAAAGTTATATTTTGTAACAAGAGCAATGGAAATGCCAGGCAAGCTACTACTGAGCCATGTCTAACCTATTGTATTATTTCTCTTAAATGGTTTTTGCCTGTTtggtggaggagggaagagTTTCTTATTCGGAGACCCGAAAATAGCCTTGAGCGCTCCCGTTCCTTTTGTTCCCCTTGAGAAAGGGctttaaatattgaaaaaacCCGCCCAGACCAAGGATTGGCCAGCGGAGAGCCCGGCCCACTGCCCCTTCCTCCGCCcattccccctcccttccctaAAGATGATTATGCCTTGTATCTCTGGTGCTGTTCCAGCCCCTCGAAGAAAAACGCAGATGAGGGGGGAAAGGACGGGAGCTCTCGCCAAAATGATGTTCCCATGTTTTCTGGCGTAAGAACTACACGAGAGATATCCCACACCAGGAAGAACTTGCTTTGGGAGGACGTTTTGGCActttttgttaatgaaaacGTGGAATACGTTGTGTCGACCACCAAGCCAAAAATACGGTCAATAAACATGGAGaattaaagacaaaaacaaGGGTTGAGTAGTTCATATAAAGCGGCGTAATTATAGTATGGATAATTGAGCTCTCTCATGATTTTGTGGGTGGCTCTGAAAAGAGCCTTTGAATTCTTTTCTCTGGAAACGTGCAGCACAAAGGAAAGCCTTACATTTACTTTGCTTTGGCTTTGTGGCTGTCGGTCTTCTTGGGCAGCAGCACGGCCTGGATGTTGGGCAGCACACCACCCTGCGCGATCGTCACCTTGCCCAGCAGCTTGTTGAGCTCCTCGTCGTTGCGGATGGCGAGTTGCAGGTGCCGCGGGATGATGCGCGTCTTCTTGTTGTCGCGGGCCGCGTTCCCCGCCAGCTCCAGGATCTCGGCCGTCAGGTACTCCAGCACGGCTGCCAGGTACACTGGGGCGCCGGCGCCCACCCGCTCCGCGTAGTTGCCCTTGCGCAGCAGGCGATGGACGCGGCCCACGGGGAACTGCAGTCCGGCCCGCGACGAGCGCGACTTAGCCTTGGCACGCGCCTTCCCGCCCTGCTTCCCTCGCCCGGACATCTTCAGTCACTAAGCTCGTCAATCCTAAAAGCCGCCAACACcgaaacaaagaaaactgccGGCGTTCCTCAGCTATAGCGTCGCTCTCCCACCTCGCCCCTTCACTGATAGGCTGAGAAGTAGGCCTTCTCTGCCCAGCCAATCAGGAGCTGAATCTAATTCTAACCAATAAAAGTCTGGCACAGGCGCGTTATGACGTTTTGCCGATCTCTGACCAATGAAAGTAGGCAACGGGAATGCTGCTCATTTGCAAGAGAGTGCCATAAGGATGTGGCCCCCAAATCAGTACactgtgtttctttctct harbors:
- the LOC101874189 gene encoding histone H2A-IV, which codes for MSGRGKQGGKARAKAKSRSSRAGLQFPVGRVHRLLRKGNYAERVGAGAPVYLAAVLEYLTAEILELAGNAARDNKKTRIIPRHLQLAIRNDEELNKLLGKVTIAQGGVLPNIQAVLLPKKTDSHKAKAK
- the LOC101874361 gene encoding histone H1.01; this translates as MSETVPAAAPDAPAPGAKAAAKKPKKTTGGSKARKPAGPSVTELITKAVSASKERKGLSLAALKKALAAGGYDVEKNNSRIKLGLKSLVNKGTLVQTKGTGASGSFRLNKKPGEVKEKAPKKRATSAKPRKPAAKKPASAAKKPKKAAAVKKSPKKAKKPAAAAAKKAAKSPKKAAKAGRPKKAAKSPAKAKAVKPKAAKPKAAKPKAAKAKKAAPKKK